TTCAACACGGCCGACGGCTCGGAGATCAACAACTTCTTCATCACCGTCCAGGGCACGGCGCTCGACGTAGCCTACATGGACGCGCTGACCAACGCCGCCAACTAATCCGCTCATGCCGACCTCTGCTCCCGTCGATATTCTTGCCATCGCAGCCCATCGCGACGACGTGGAGCAGACCTGCGGCGGCACCCTGATGGCCATGCAGGCCCTCGGCTGGCGCACCGGCATCCTCGACCTGACACAGGGCGAGTCGGGCACGCGAGGCACCGCTGCCGAGCGGCTCGCCGAGGCTACTGAGGCCGCCCGAATCCTCAAGGTCTCGGTGCGTGAGGCGCTCGATCTTCCCGATGGTAACGTCCAGAACACGCTTGAAAACCGGCTGAAGCTGGCCGCCGTGCTGCGCCGTCTGCGTCCGCGCGTAGTCATCCTTCCCTACTGGCAGGGTCGTCACCCAGACCACTACACCAGCGCCACCCTGGGCTACGAGGCCTGCTTCGTCGCGGGACTGGCCAAGGTGGTGACGCCGGATGCTCCCGACGCCCGGCCGCACCGCCCCTTCAAGATCCTCTACGCCTCGCTCTACGCCGATGTCCGGCCCACCTTCGTGGTGGATATCACGCCGCACGTCGAGCCACGCCTCCAGTCGCTGCTGGCCTACCGCTCTCAGTACGCAAACCAGCCCCAGGGCGGCGGCCTCTTCGTCCCCGAGGAGGAGATCCGTGAGCGCACCCTGGCCCACGCCCGTCACTACGGCCTGCTCGCGGGCGTCCGCTACGCTGAACCCTTCGTCCAGAAGGAGATCAGCCTGGTCGACGACCTGATGATGCTCGGCGTCCCTTCCATCTAGTCTCAAGCTGCTGATCCGGGGCCTCATGTTCAGAGGTAAATCCGATAGATCGGGCCTTCAGCCCTCAGCTTCCAGAGCGTCCGGGTACCTAGGGCTTTGCCCTAGGCTGGTATGGAACGCGCCTTCAGCGCTCTTCGAGGTGTGTCCTGGGATGTTTCATTCGGAACCATTTCGTCCTAAAGTGTTTCACCGGAAAGCACGCTGCACTACGGGCATGAGCGCCAACGGCGCGCCCTATACCAGCCTAGGGCAAAGCCCTAGGTAACAATGTCTGTGTGCGAATGAGGGCTGAAGGCCCGATTTATCCCCACCACACTCATCTTCCCCCGGACGAACTCCACCAGGTCCTCCCCGCAGTACTGCGGCGGGTGCATTACAAACCGCCGGGCATGGGCCACCAGCTTCAGAGAGATCCCCTCCCACGCAGCCTGCCCCATCTCCCCCGCCGGAGTCACAATGGCATCGGCACGGTCCAGATACCTCCGCGCCGACTCCTTGAAGTCCGCCGTCTCCGGGTCGAGCACGCTGATATAAACCTCCGGCCTCAGAAACCGGAGGACGCTGTTCGATTCAAGAATCACGTTCTCCGCCGCCGCCATCTCGCGCCGGATACGTGGCATCGCCTCGGCAAGCTGACCCTGCCGCGTCCTGACCCACAACGACCGCACCGCCCCCGCAGCCAGGTGGCGCGAGCTATCCGTGCCACTCGAACGGTCGCGCTCCTCGCTAATGGCAATGGTATGTTCGGCAGTCTCGCAGTCGCACGGCTCGCCATTGGCCGAGCAGACGCCGTGGCCGAACTGCGTGATCTTGAACGCGGTCCAGTGCATCTCCGGTAGTGCCGCGATCAGCCCCGCGACGACGCTGGTCTTGCCGATGTTCCTGGTGTGTCCGCCGACCACGACTATCGCCACGTTACCGCCTCCCTAGCGCCGCCTGAGCCGCGCCAGATCCCGCAGATACTCCCTGACGGGCTGCGCCGGAGTGCCCCAGTAGACGGTTCCGTCGCCTTCGATCTTCTTGCCCGGCAGCACGCCTCCCTGGCCACCCAGAATGACTCCCCGGCCAATCGTAACCCGCTCGCCCAGCCCTACCTGCCCGCCCAGCATCGCCCGATCTTCAACGATGATCGACCCCGCCAGCCCCACCTGCGCGGCAATCAGGACATCCTCACCAATGATGCAGTTATGCGCAATGTGAACCAGATTGTCGATCTTCGTGCCGCGCCCGATGCGGGTCTCACCCAGTGCACCACGGTCGATGGTCGTATTGGCCCCGATCTCCACATCATCGCCGATCCACAGCGTCCCCTGCTGGGGAAAGCGGAGGTGATGGCCATCCGGCCCCGGTACGTAGCCGAAGCCCACCGAGCCGAGCACCGCGCCCGCCTGCGCTACCACCCGATCGCCCAGTGTGGCACAGCCGAAGATCGTGACATTGCTGCCGATGACGCAGCCTCTGCCCAGCCGCGCCCCAGCCGCGATGACCGCTCCAGCGCCGACAGAGGTACCCGGACCGACCGACGCCTCCGGGTCGATCACCGCCGAGGGGTGTACCGACGGCTCCCGGAAGGAGTCAAACCAGCGCCCGCAGAGAGCGAAGACGTACTTCGGATTCCTGACCGGAAACAGTCGCGGATCTATGAGGTTGTCGCCACTCACACGCGCCAGGATCAGCCCCGCTGCGGACCGAAGCGCCTGTGCAAGCGATGCCTCATCCTGCGCGAAGACGATGGCGTCCGGCCCCGCGTCGGCGAAGCCCGAGAGCCGCGCGAAGGAGCGCGTGTCCCCGCTGGGCTGGCGATCCAGCAGCTCTTCGATGATCCCGACCGTGATCTTCTCGGCCATCAATAAACTCCCGGCTCGCCCGCAGGCCTTGTCTTCCAGCGGCGATGCATCCACAGCCACTGCTCTGGATACTGTCGCACAGAACGCTCGATCTCTGCGGTGAAGAGCGCGGTGTTGGCCACGATATCGGCCTCCGCGTCGGCGCTGCGCTGTAGCTCGAGGGCCGGGCTGAAGCGCAGGACGTAGCGACCGCCCTCCTCAGCAAACAGAAAGCCTGGTACGACAGCCGCATCGGTCTTCAGCGCGATCCGCGCCAGCCCCGAGGCCGTACACGCCGGAACTCCGAAGAACGGCACAAAGACCCCCTGCGGCGGCGTCATGTTGGTGTCCATCAGGATGCCCACCGTCTCGCCCGCTCGCATAGAGGCGATGAGGCCACGCGCGAAGTCGTCCTTGTGGATGACGCGATTGCCGTGCAGGCAGCGGATGCGGTTGACGAACTCATCCACCAGCGGGTTGTCCAACCGCCGGATGACCATGCCCATCGGATAACCCGCCAGCGAGTGGTAGAAGCTCGATAGCTCCCACGCCCCCAGGTGCCCGGTCAGGACCAGCACGCCCTTGCCCCGCTGCCGTGCGGCAAGATAGTGCTCAAGACCGTCGTAGCGGATGAACCGGCCAGCCTCCTCGGCGGTGTACCCGCTCATCAGGCAGAACTCAGCCAGCAGCAGCCCAAGCTGGCAGTAGACCCTCCGCAGAGTACACTCGCGGCGCAGGTCGTCCCACTCCGGGTAGGCGAGCCGTAGATTACGCATCCCTACCGAGCGCAGACGGCCGAGCGTGCGGAAGGCAAACAATCCAATGCCCTCGCCGATGCCGCGTGCCCAGCTTCGCGGCAGAGCGCCGAGGCCGCGCACCAGCAGCCATACCAGCGCAAATTCGAGCCGCTCGCGCATGCTGGGTCTTCGTTGTCCGAGAGTACGAGATAGCGTCAAGCCTATAGTTTACCCGGCCCGCGCTCTATAACCGAACGCAGCAAAAGGGGAGCAGCCCCCGGCCGCTCCCCCTTGCTTCTTCACAATTCAGTTCGGTGCTACTGAGCAGCGCGTGCCGCCACGAAGTAGCGGGCCACGGTGCGCACAAAGGGCCGCGCCTCGACCGGAGTCGGGGTTCCGCCGCTCAGAATCGTCTTGAAGGGGATATCCGTGCCGTACTGGGTACGGGTGTCGTCCGCGTTCTGCGAAAGCACGGTTCCATCCAGGTTGATACCGGCAAAGAGGCCCTTCGAGCGCGAGTAGGAGAGGAACTCGGCGTTCAGCTTCCAGTCCGTTCCCGCCTGCGCGTTGCGTCCGACCGGACCGGCCGAAGCCGCCGCGTCAGCACCGATCTTGAACTTGTTCTTCAGCATGTCCTGCAGGCCGTTCTGGTTCATCGCGACCAGGACGAGGTCGGTAGACTGACCGCCGATCTGGAATCCGAAGCTACCGCCTGCCAGTTGCACGAAGACCGGCGCGCTCCAGCCCCGGCCCGTCCGGCAGGTTGCGACGCCCTGGCCGTACTGGCCGCCGACGACGAACGCGCCCTTCTTGAAGCTGGGGATGACGACTACGCAGGAGGCCGAGGACAGGATGCTCTGGGGGATACCCTTGTCCGGCGTCGCCATAATCTCTTTGAGAACCGCGGAGGCGTTGTTGAGGCGCTCCGTCAGCTTCGCTTTATCTGCCTCGGCAAATGCGGGGGCTGTTGCTACACCTACCATCAGGGTCAACGTGCTCAGTGCTGCCACAATACGTTTCATCGCGATCAATCCTCCAAAACCAGTGCGCCAAAATCTTAGTGCCAAATCAAATGATGTTGCGCACATTCTCTGCGCAATCGACGGGACTTGTAGTGTGATGGATGGAGCGAATGGAAAGTTGTACACAACAAATGTCTTTCGCTCCCACTTCGCAAGAGGGCAACGGAAAGGCGCTAAAAAGCCCAGTTTAAAAAAATGGGGGCTGGCATCAGGAAGGGCATCTCGCCCTCCGCCGGTCCAGCCCCACTCTCCCAGGTCTGTGTTGCTTGCTTACTCTGCACTTTCCCTTGCGGCCTCACAACATTACGGAGGTCTACAGACTTAGGTAACAAGGTAATTTACTAATAAGTAAACAGTCCACACAAGACCCGAAGTAGATAAAAACCAGTCAGGAAGCGGCTAAATCGTATCGGAGACATTTGCAGATGCTGGAACTCTAAGAAAGTTAAGCCACCTGCTTTTCGTCGAAGCTGCAAAATCCGAGTGCCCATGTCTTGATTGAGACATAAGTTTCAATTGAGGCGCGATTCCCTCGCGTAGCCGATGCAGGCACCGGCAAGTACGCCCTTACGCCGGACAGGCGGCACGTCGATAAGCCTATGGCTTGGTCTGGGTGGGGATCTTCGTCAGGGTCTGCATCGTCAGCGCCGTGCGGTTGGTGACGCCCGTCTTCCGCATCAGCCGCCCCAGATGCGCCTTCACCGTGCCCTCATCAATTGCCAGTTCGAGGGCAATCTCTCGGTTGGAGTACCCCTGCACCAACAGCTCCAACACCTGGCTCTCGCGAGCCGTCAGCTTGACCTGCGCCCCGGACACCGTCGGACGCGAGCCCGTGACCAGCCTCGCCATCACCTTGCGCGGAGCCCACACCGATCCGTCCGAAACCGTATCGATCGCCATGCGCAGCTCGTCCTCGCTGGCCGAGTGGCGCAGATAGCCCTTCGCACCCGCGCCGATGACGCCCTCGATATGGGCCGGGTCCATCGAGCTACCCAGCACGATGACGTTCAGCTCCGGCCGAGCGCGCCGGAACGTCGACAGCAGCTCCAGCAGGAACGGCGTCGAGTCGGAGTCGATAAGCACGATAGTGAGCCCCACCGTCTCCAGCGCGCGCGGCGCCGAGAGCGGCATGATCTCCGTGGGCACGTGCTTGCCCTCTCGCTGCCGGTCGAGCAGGGTCCGCAGGCCGATCACCCGCAGCGGGTCCATTGCCACGATTCCGATCCGCCTCGACCTGGTCTCTGGGTGGGATAACATCCTTCAAGCCCTCGCGCTCTGGTTTTGCCTGCACGCTCTTCAGGCCCGCTCACACATCGCCACGACGCTGCTGCTTACAGCTTCGGAAGCACGATTCCCTGCTGGTTCTGGTACTTGCCCTGGCGGTCGGCGTAGCTCACCTCGCAGACCTCGTCGGACTGGAAGAAGAGGATCTGGCACAGTCCCTCATTGGCATAGATACGCGCCGGAAGAGGCGTCGTGTTCGAGATCTCGAGCGTGACAAAGCCCTCCCACTCCGGCTCGAAGGGGGTGACGTTGACGATGATGCCGCAGCGCGCGTAGGTCGATTTGCCGACGCAGATTGTCAGTACGTCGCGAGGAATCTTGAAGTACTCGACCGAGCGGGCCAGCGCGAACGAGTTCGGCGGCACGATGATGCTGTCGGCCTGCACGGTCACGAAGGAGCGCTCGTCGAACGCCTTCGGGTCGATGATTGCGCTGTTGACGTTGGTGAAGATCTTGAACTCGTCTGAAACTCTCAGATCGTACCCGTAGGAAGAGAGGCCGTAGGAGATGACTCCCTCGCGGACCTGCTTCTCGCTGAACGGTGCGATCATCCCCTGTGTTAATGCCTGCTCCCGAATCCAACGGTCGCTTTTGATCGCCATGCCTTAGCTTACCTTTCCTTTTTCAGTTCTCGATAGCGTATTTCGCTAAATCTTTCAGGGGCGCATCCGCATCTAACGTCGCTGCATCTAATGCCCTGGGAAGCATGCAAGTCCCTGTAAATGCTGATTTTACGGTAGCGTTGTTCCGTTGACAATCTACGGTTGACTTTCTACCATCAAACCAGCGTCGGGCCGTTCAGAGCAGTTGTGGCTACGCTCTCACTACTGGCAGTAGGACTGGGGTCATCATGATCAAGCAGGATCTGATTCAACGGGTGGTCGATCGCACCGGCCTCGTACGTACCAAGGCGGAAGCTGCTGTGGACGCCATCTTCGAAAGCATGAAGCAGAGCCTGATCGGCGGAGACCGCATCGAGTTGCGCGGCTTCGGGGTCTTCACAGTAAAGCCACGCAAGACCGGAGTCGGCCGCAACCCGCGCACCGGGGCCGAGGTCAGCATCGCGCCCGGTAAGGCGGTTCGCTTCAAGCCCGGTAAAGAGCTTCAGCTCATCGACTAGGCTTTTTAAAAACAACGACAAATGCGCCCTCACGCCGGGCGGGCGGCACTTCGTGCTGTACTCGGCTTCGCATGGTCCTCCCGCCGGTCGGAGTTGAGATGGGGTGGCACATGAGGGCCAATGCTCCCTACGCCACAGAAAGCGCTGAAGGCGCGCTTTATACCAGCCTGGGGCAACGCCCCAGGTAACCGATTGCGAAGAGGGAGATGAGGGCTGAAGGCCCGATCTATCTCTCTCTTACATCAGGTGAACCGCGTCCACATCCACCACCAGATTGCGACGCGGAATCTCGTTCGCCTCGGCAAACTGCAACATGGCGCGCAACGCATCTCCCAGCACCTGTCGCCGCTCGGCCTTCACCACAAAGTGGAAGCGATAGATGCGCTTCAGCCGCATGATGGGCGCAGCAGCAGGCCCCAGCACCCGCAGCCCGACGACTCCCTGCTGCTCGAACCATCTCCCCAGCTTGGCCGACCAGCCCGCCGCCTCCTCCATCGCGGGGCTCTCCACCACCACATTCGCCAGCACGGCAAAGGGCGGATAGTGCATCCAGCGGCGGTACTGCATCTCCTTGGCGACGAAGCCCGGATAGTCGTGCTCGGCCGCGAACTTCACCGCGTAGTGGTCTGGATGATAGCTCTGCACCAGCACCTTCCCCGGCAGCTCGCCGCGCCCGGCCCGGCCCGAAACCTGCGTCAGAAGCTGGAAGACGCGCTCGGCGGCGCGGAAGTCGGGCAGCCCCAGCGCGTGGTCCGCTCCCACCACACCCACCAGCGTCACGCCATGAATATCGTGCCCCTTGGCGATCATCTGCGTGCCCACCAGCAGGTTGATCTCGCCCGCATGCAGCCGATGTAGCAGCCGCTCCATATCGCCGCGCCCGCGTACTGTGTCCCGGTCCATGCGCCCGATGCGAGCGCCGGGAAAGATCTCCTGCAACCGCTCTTCTCCCTGCTGCGAGCCTGCTCCGAGAAAGTAGAGGTGCTCGCTCTGGCACTTGGGACAGGTCTTGGGCACGCCGCGCCGGAAGCCGCAGTAGTGGCACTCCAGCCGCTGTCCGGGCTGCGCGATGCCGTCGCCCGAGTCGGGCACAGGCTTGTGGTAGGTCATCGAGATGGCGCAGTTTTCGCACTCGATCTTGTCGCCGCAGCTTCGGCACATGACCACGAACGAGTACCCCCGCCGGTTGAGCAGGATGATGACCTGCTCGCCCCGATCCAGCGTCGCCTGGGTCTCGTCGATCAGCTTGCGGCTGAAGATATCCTCGCGGCCTGTCTCCTGAAACTCCTGCCGCATATCCACCAACTCCACCGCGGGCATCGGCCGGTTGGCGACGCGGCTGCGCATCTCGATCAGCCCGTAGCGCCCGCGCTCGGCGTTGGCCCAGCTCTCCAGCGACGGCGTCGCCGACCCCAGCACCACCACTGCCTCGTTCAGCTTGGCCCGCATCACCGCCACGTCGCGACCGTGGTAGCGCGGCGTCTCCTCCTGCTTGTAGCTGGAGTCGTGCTCCTCATCGACGATAATCAGCCCCAGCCGCACCATCGGCGCGAAGATGGCCGAGCGCGTACCCACGACAATTCGCGCCTCGCCCCGCCGTATGCGATGCCACTGCTCGGCGCGCTCATCGGGCGTAAGCTGCGAGTGCAGCAGCGCCACCTCGCTGCCGAAGGCCGCGTGCATCTGCCCGGCCATCGCGGGCGTCAGGCCGATCTCCGGCACCAGCAGCAGCGCGCTGCGGCCTGCGTCGAGCGCCCGCTGCATGGCGGCGAAGTACACCGTCGTCTTGCCCGATCCGGTGATGCCGTAGAGCAGGTGCGGGCGGAACCCGCCCTTCTCCATCGCCGCCGCGATGGTGCCGACGGCCTCCATCTGCTCCTCGTTGAGCGCGTGCTCGTGCGCATGCTTCTTGCCCGCCTGCCCCACGCCGCCCAGGTGAAACTGCTCGGGGGCCT
This is a stretch of genomic DNA from Granulicella sp. WH15. It encodes these proteins:
- a CDS encoding UDP-3-O-(3-hydroxymyristoyl)glucosamine N-acyltransferase, with translation MAEKITVGIIEELLDRQPSGDTRSFARLSGFADAGPDAIVFAQDEASLAQALRSAAGLILARVSGDNLIDPRLFPVRNPKYVFALCGRWFDSFREPSVHPSAVIDPEASVGPGTSVGAGAVIAAGARLGRGCVIGSNVTIFGCATLGDRVVAQAGAVLGSVGFGYVPGPDGHHLRFPQQGTLWIGDDVEIGANTTIDRGALGETRIGRGTKIDNLVHIAHNCIIGEDVLIAAQVGLAGSIIVEDRAMLGGQVGLGERVTIGRGVILGGQGGVLPGKKIEGDGTVYWGTPAQPVREYLRDLARLRRR
- the bshB1 gene encoding bacillithiol biosynthesis deacetylase BshB1: MPTSAPVDILAIAAHRDDVEQTCGGTLMAMQALGWRTGILDLTQGESGTRGTAAERLAEATEAARILKVSVREALDLPDGNVQNTLENRLKLAAVLRRLRPRVVILPYWQGRHPDHYTSATLGYEACFVAGLAKVVTPDAPDARPHRPFKILYASLYADVRPTFVVDITPHVEPRLQSLLAYRSQYANQPQGGGLFVPEEEIRERTLAHARHYGLLAGVRYAEPFVQKEISLVDDLMMLGVPSI
- a CDS encoding HU family DNA-binding protein, translated to MIKQDLIQRVVDRTGLVRTKAEAAVDAIFESMKQSLIGGDRIELRGFGVFTVKPRKTGVGRNPRTGAEVSIAPGKAVRFKPGKELQLID
- a CDS encoding response regulator transcription factor; the protein is MDPLRVIGLRTLLDRQREGKHVPTEIMPLSAPRALETVGLTIVLIDSDSTPFLLELLSTFRRARPELNVIVLGSSMDPAHIEGVIGAGAKGYLRHSASEDELRMAIDTVSDGSVWAPRKVMARLVTGSRPTVSGAQVKLTARESQVLELLVQGYSNREIALELAIDEGTVKAHLGRLMRKTGVTNRTALTMQTLTKIPTQTKP
- a CDS encoding lipid-binding SYLF domain-containing protein, whose protein sequence is MKRIVAALSTLTLMVGVATAPAFAEADKAKLTERLNNASAVLKEIMATPDKGIPQSILSSASCVVVIPSFKKGAFVVGGQYGQGVATCRTGRGWSAPVFVQLAGGSFGFQIGGQSTDLVLVAMNQNGLQDMLKNKFKIGADAAASAGPVGRNAQAGTDWKLNAEFLSYSRSKGLFAGINLDGTVLSQNADDTRTQYGTDIPFKTILSGGTPTPVEARPFVRTVARYFVAARAAQ
- a CDS encoding lysophospholipid acyltransferase family protein encodes the protein MRERLEFALVWLLVRGLGALPRSWARGIGEGIGLFAFRTLGRLRSVGMRNLRLAYPEWDDLRRECTLRRVYCQLGLLLAEFCLMSGYTAEEAGRFIRYDGLEHYLAARQRGKGVLVLTGHLGAWELSSFYHSLAGYPMGMVIRRLDNPLVDEFVNRIRCLHGNRVIHKDDFARGLIASMRAGETVGILMDTNMTPPQGVFVPFFGVPACTASGLARIALKTDAAVVPGFLFAEEGGRYVLRFSPALELQRSADAEADIVANTALFTAEIERSVRQYPEQWLWMHRRWKTRPAGEPGVY
- the dcd gene encoding dCTP deaminase, with product MAIKSDRWIREQALTQGMIAPFSEKQVREGVISYGLSSYGYDLRVSDEFKIFTNVNSAIIDPKAFDERSFVTVQADSIIVPPNSFALARSVEYFKIPRDVLTICVGKSTYARCGIIVNVTPFEPEWEGFVTLEISNTTPLPARIYANEGLCQILFFQSDEVCEVSYADRQGKYQNQQGIVLPKL
- the priA gene encoding primosomal protein N' — translated: MASFCDVALPVPLDRTFTYAVNDRVPVVGARVLVPFSGQRLMGVVVRVHDQPLPEGVEAKPLQQVMDHQAILSDELMRLGSWVAQYYCAPLGEVLRGMLPLSAEVRRQWVYRIGEAGRRVLYEGAAKGSSRRSKLTPEEQNREYAVLNYLESGESAKISALRSATQANKALLEGMVRKKWLVREALAEERDARRTYKVAVLTGAEQQGQPGARLPKLNENQLAVLAELAAVGGRMAVRDLREVLSRKAVPESSLTTLVKRGLVAIEEAPEQFHLGGVGQAGKKHAHEHALNEEQMEAVGTIAAAMEKGGFRPHLLYGITGSGKTTVYFAAMQRALDAGRSALLLVPEIGLTPAMAGQMHAAFGSEVALLHSQLTPDERAEQWHRIRRGEARIVVGTRSAIFAPMVRLGLIIVDEEHDSSYKQEETPRYHGRDVAVMRAKLNEAVVVLGSATPSLESWANAERGRYGLIEMRSRVANRPMPAVELVDMRQEFQETGREDIFSRKLIDETQATLDRGEQVIILLNRRGYSFVVMCRSCGDKIECENCAISMTYHKPVPDSGDGIAQPGQRLECHYCGFRRGVPKTCPKCQSEHLYFLGAGSQQGEERLQEIFPGARIGRMDRDTVRGRGDMERLLHRLHAGEINLLVGTQMIAKGHDIHGVTLVGVVGADHALGLPDFRAAERVFQLLTQVSGRAGRGELPGKVLVQSYHPDHYAVKFAAEHDYPGFVAKEMQYRRWMHYPPFAVLANVVVESPAMEEAAGWSAKLGRWFEQQGVVGLRVLGPAAAPIMRLKRIYRFHFVVKAERRQVLGDALRAMLQFAEANEIPRRNLVVDVDAVHLM